ACCTGTGGACCGACCGGATCGACTGGGCCGTCGACTCGGTCGACTCCGACCCGATCCGAGTCCGCGGCCACTTCGCGTACGACGGCGACCACCTCTCTATCGTGGTCGACGGCGACGCGCGGATCGTCGAGGCGCGGACGATCGAGTCGGTCGGATCGTGACCGAGAGCCTGGATCGACTACTCCCCGCGCGGCACCGCGACCGCGCCGACGGCGAACGCGACGAGGGCCAGCGCGGCGAGGATCGCGAGGTTCGCCGTCGCCCCCAGTCTCGACAGTCCGGCGCCGTCGGGCACCGCGAACGTCACCGCGCGGACACCCCGGGAGAAGTACGTGAGCGGCGAGAGGTTCACGACCGGGAGGAACCACTCCGGAAGCAACTCGGGGGAGACGAACGTGTCCGAGAGGAACAGCAGCGGCAACGCCACCGAGTTCGAGGCGGCGATGACGCCGTCCTGCGTGTCCGATACCCGCCCGAGCATCGCCCCGACGCCGCAGAACAGCACGACCCCGACGACGACGAACGGGACGAGCAGGAGCAGGTCCACCGAAAGCGGGATCTCCGCGCCGGTCACGAGGACGACCAGTCCGAACACGAGCAGCGAGGCGGCGCCGATGACGCCGACGTTGACGAGCGTGTGCGCCAGCAGCCACTCGGCGCGCGTCAACGGCGTCGTCGCCAGCTTCTCGAAGCGGTGACCGTCGCGGTGGCGGGCGATCTCCGAGCCGACCCGCGACAGCGGCGTGAACAGGACGACGGTCGCGAGATACCCCGGCAGGTAGTAGGCGTCCGGCCGGGAGAACAGCCCG
This genomic stretch from Halobaculum roseum harbors:
- a CDS encoding ABC transporter permease, whose translation is MSLVGRVRAETLAATRSFLRRRTAVFFTFFFPLLLVLIFGVLVRTQPGGGGLFSRPDAYYLPGYLATVVLFTPLSRVGSEIARHRDGHRFEKLATTPLTRAEWLLAHTLVNVGVIGAASLLVFGLVVLVTGAEIPLSVDLLLLVPFVVVGVVLFCGVGAMLGRVSDTQDGVIAASNSVALPLLFLSDTFVSPELLPEWFLPVVNLSPLTYFSRGVRAVTFAVPDGAGLSRLGATANLAILAALALVAFAVGAVAVPRGE